In one Triticum dicoccoides isolate Atlit2015 ecotype Zavitan unplaced genomic scaffold, WEW_v2.0 scaffold71454, whole genome shotgun sequence genomic region, the following are encoded:
- the LOC119347643 gene encoding low molecular mass early light-inducible protein HV90, chloroplastic → APERINGRLAMVGFVTALAVEAGRGDGLLSQLGSGTGQAWFAYSVAVLSVASLVPLLQGESAEGRAGAIMNANAELWNGRFAMLGLVALAATEIITGAPFINV, encoded by the coding sequence GCGCCGGAGCGCATCAACgggcggctggccatggtgggTTTCGTGACTGCGCTTGCCGTGGAAGCAGGCCGTGGCGACGGGCTCCTCTCGCAGCTCGGCAGCGGCACCGGGCAGGCGTGGTTCGCCTACTCCGTGGCGGTGCTGTCTGTGGCGTCGCTGGTGCCACTGCTCCAGGGCGAGAGCGCTGAGGGCAGAGCCGGTGCCATCATGAACGCCAACGCGGAGCTCTGGAACGGCCGCTTCGCCATGCTCGGCCTCGTCGCGCTCGCCGCCACCGAGATCATCACCGGCGCGCCCTTCATCAACGTGTAA